The Methanolobus sp. WCC4 genome includes the window ATCACTTGCACAAAGACTTGATGGACAGTCCCAGATAACTGTGACCGAGGCAAAGGATGGAGATGTACTCCATGCAGGACATGCATACCTTGCTCCGGGGAACTATCACATGGAGATAGTATCCAGGGAGAAGGGAGGCGTTTTCCATGAAGTCATCAAACTCAATCAGAACCCAAAAGAACAGGGAGTTAGGCCCTGTGCCAACATATTGTTCAAGTCACTGGTACCTATCTATGGATCAAACATAGTAACTGCTGTTCTGACCGGTATGGGGACAGATGGGGCGGACGGAGTAGAGGATATCAAGAAAGCCGGTGGCAAAGCAATTGCAGAGGATGAAAGATCATGCGTGGTCTATGGCATGCCTAAGGCGATTGTGCAACGAGATCTTGCAGACAGTATCGTGCCACTGGAAAAAGTATCAATTGAGATACTCAGGATGCTGGAGTGATCCGGTGATCGAAATGTTCAGGGAAAAAAAGAAGATCATAATGATCCCAGGGTTGGTGTGACCATGGATATGTCAGAATACAAAGAAATATTTAAAGCAGAATCAGAAGAACATCTTCAACAACTTAATGATTCTTTACTGGGGCTTGAACAGAATCCCAATGATCTGGAATACATCAATACCATGTTCCGTTCAGCTCATACATTGAAGGGAATGTCAGCAACAATGGGTTTTAACACCATTGCAGAGCTGACCCATGAAATGGAGAATCTGATGGATATGGTGAGGAAATCACAGGTAGCTGTGAGCAACGGACTCATTGACATTCTTTTCGAGTGTCTCGACACGCTTGAAGCTCTTGTGGAAACAGTTGACAACAATGATCAACTGGACATCAGCACCCTTCAGGCTACGCTTGCAAAAGCAATGGAGGGAAACCTGCCTGCAAATAATGCAGCAGTGAATGTCACTGAAAACGTGAATAACATAGAGAATGATACTGGAGAAGAAACGATACCTGAAGAGGAAATATCTCCCGAGATAGGTATTGAACTATCAGATATTGAAAAACAGGCGATCCAATGCGCTGCTGCCGAAGGTAACAGGGTTGTTTCTTTAAAGGTCGTTCTTGATGATTCCTGCGTCCTCAAGTCAGCCAGGTCCACACTTGTACTTATCAACATCACAAAGATGGGAGAGATCATAAAGTGCGAGCCCAGCGAAGAAGAGCTGGAGGATGAGAAATTCGATCTTGATTTCACAGTTATATTTGCTACGAAGACCGGAGATGAAGAGATAGTTGCAACCCTGAAGAAGATATCCGAGATCAAAGATATCATTCCGACAACTATAGCTGATGAAAACTCCGCTTCTGAAGATGCAGAAGAAGATGCTGCTGAGAAAGAGACAGAGAGTAAGAATGACAATGAACCACAGCAGAAGAATGCTTCCACGGTTAAAAGATCGGACGCAGTAAAAAGCATACAGAGTGTCAGGGTCAATATTGAAAGACTTGATAATCTGATGAATCTCGTGGGAGAACTTATCATTAACAAGATCAGGCTGAACCAGCTTGCTTCCGATCTTAATGCCAAGGATCTCGATGAATCACTTGCAAACCTTGACCGTCTTACAAATGAGATACAGACCGAGGTCATGGAATCAAGGATGGTCCCTATAGACCAGATATTCAGCAGATTCCCGAGAATGGTAAGGGATCTGGCCAAATCCGAAGGGAAGCAGATCAATCTGATCATTGAAGGAAAAGAGATCGAACTTGACAGAACGGTCCTCGATGAGATAGGAGACCCGCTCGTCCACCTGCTTCGTAATGCGGTCGATCACGGTATTGAACCTGAGGAAGAGCGTAAGAAGCTTGGAAAACCTGTTGCAGGTCTTGTCAGACTGGCTGCCTCACGTCAGAGGAACAGTGTCCTTATTGAAGTAGAAGATGACGGAAAGGGAATGGAACCCGGACATCTGAGAGATGTGGCTGTCAAGAAAGGGATTATGACCAGGGAGGAAGTGGACAAGCTCTCTGATACAGATGCCCTTAACATTATTTTCATGCCTGGATTCAGCGGGGCCAAAGTGGTCACTGACGTATCCGGAAGAGGCGTGGGAATGGACGCTGTCAAGACAAAGATAGAAGCCCTTGGCGGAACTGTGAAGATTACTTCAGTACCCGGACAGGGTAGTATCATGAGATTACAGCTTCCTTTGACAGTAGCTATCATCCAGTCCCTGATGGTCACTGTTTCCGATGAGACATATGCCATTCCACTTGGTAATGTTATCCGCGATGTAGGGATCAAGGCCAGTGACATAAAAAGCATAGAAGGAAAAGAAGTGATCATGCTGAGAGGCGAGGTGTTGCCACTCCTCAGACTGCATGATGTACTTGACTGTCCGGCCGAACAGGAAGACAAAGAGAACCTGATAGTTGTTGTTGTCGAAAAGATGGGAAACAACATAGGATTTGTTGTTGACGACCTTCTTGGACAGCAGGAAGTAATAATCAAAACACTTGACAATAAAATTTTGAAGAATACCAGGGGATTTGCAGGTGCAACCATTCTGGGAGATGGTAGTGTCGCACTTATCCTGGACATTGCTACATTGATCTAAAAATGAGGGAATAACATGGCAGAAATGGACGAAATGACAAAGGGAGCATTTCAGGAAGCAGGAAATATTGGAATGGGCCATCTGGCCACCTCACTTTCAAAAATGGTGAACAGGGACGTTAAGATCGACATCCCTACTGTTGAAATGATGAGTCTGGAAGAGATAATCACAAAGAGTAATGAAGAAGGCAGGAACAAGAGCGTCGTAGGTATACATCTGCATATGACAGGTGATGTTACCGGTGGGACCCTTATACTGCTTCCTAAATTCTCAGCACTTTCATTTTCAGACCTGCTTATGAAAAAATCCATAGGCTCTACAAACAAGATAGAAGAACCACAGATAAGAAAACTTCGTGAGATGGGACTTAACCTCTGTAGTTCCTACATGCGTGTTGTAAATGAGTTCTTAGGAATAAACCTCAAGATAGGTGACCCGAACATCGAGGTGAACCTGGAAGGAGTAGGTGACTTCATTAGGCAGGAGATCGGTGACCTTGCTGATGAGTTCATAGTTGTGAAAGGAGAATGCCTGATACCTTCCACAAATTCAAAGAATGAATTCAACATGCTCTTCGAACCAGGTGCATCAGACATTATCATGGCAGCTGTTATGAAAAAGATGATGGGATAAGATGAGTGGTTCCCATTTTGCGCTGGATATCGGAACAAGGACCGTTGTTGGGCTCATTACAGATCAAGAGCACCTGAACATCAGGGCTGCCTGCATACACGAACATGGCGAGAGAAGTATGCAGGACGGCCAGATACATGATGTTGACAAGGTAGCGAAAGTAGTGAGTGAGGTCAGGAAGGATCTGGAAGGGCAAATAGGACACGAACTCTCAAATGCATCTGTCGCCGTTGCCGGCAGAGCATTAAAGACATCAAAAATAAGACTTTCTCTGGAGATCCCCTACAGGGAGATCACAAAACAGGATATCTCCGAGCTTGA containing:
- a CDS encoding chemotaxis protein CheA translates to MSEYKEIFKAESEEHLQQLNDSLLGLEQNPNDLEYINTMFRSAHTLKGMSATMGFNTIAELTHEMENLMDMVRKSQVAVSNGLIDILFECLDTLEALVETVDNNDQLDISTLQATLAKAMEGNLPANNAAVNVTENVNNIENDTGEETIPEEEISPEIGIELSDIEKQAIQCAAAEGNRVVSLKVVLDDSCVLKSARSTLVLINITKMGEIIKCEPSEEELEDEKFDLDFTVIFATKTGDEEIVATLKKISEIKDIIPTTIADENSASEDAEEDAAEKETESKNDNEPQQKNASTVKRSDAVKSIQSVRVNIERLDNLMNLVGELIINKIRLNQLASDLNAKDLDESLANLDRLTNEIQTEVMESRMVPIDQIFSRFPRMVRDLAKSEGKQINLIIEGKEIELDRTVLDEIGDPLVHLLRNAVDHGIEPEEERKKLGKPVAGLVRLAASRQRNSVLIEVEDDGKGMEPGHLRDVAVKKGIMTREEVDKLSDTDALNIIFMPGFSGAKVVTDVSGRGVGMDAVKTKIEALGGTVKITSVPGQGSIMRLQLPLTVAIIQSLMVTVSDETYAIPLGNVIRDVGIKASDIKSIEGKEVIMLRGEVLPLLRLHDVLDCPAEQEDKENLIVVVVEKMGNNIGFVVDDLLGQQEVIIKTLDNKILKNTRGFAGATILGDGSVALILDIATLI
- a CDS encoding chemotaxis protein CheC yields the protein MAEMDEMTKGAFQEAGNIGMGHLATSLSKMVNRDVKIDIPTVEMMSLEEIITKSNEEGRNKSVVGIHLHMTGDVTGGTLILLPKFSALSFSDLLMKKSIGSTNKIEEPQIRKLREMGLNLCSSYMRVVNEFLGINLKIGDPNIEVNLEGVGDFIRQEIGDLADEFIVVKGECLIPSTNSKNEFNMLFEPGASDIIMAAVMKKMMG